The following are encoded together in the Acidovorax sp. KKS102 genome:
- a CDS encoding TRAP transporter small permease yields MLNAFIDRCCRWINLLIALALAVMVAMVFGNVVLRYAFNSGIAISEEVSRWLFVWITFLGAIVAVHERGHLGTDFLLARLPPLGQRICLALSYALMIWCTWLLFSGALAQARINWDVDAPVTGASMAIFYASGVVFAVAAGLLLALDLWRIVSGQMPDSELVQITESEELAAVGSQLPHAAPAPTASRQ; encoded by the coding sequence ATGCTGAATGCCTTCATCGACCGATGCTGCCGCTGGATCAACCTGCTCATCGCCCTGGCGCTGGCCGTGATGGTGGCCATGGTGTTCGGCAATGTCGTGCTGCGCTATGCGTTCAACTCCGGCATTGCCATCAGCGAGGAGGTCTCGCGCTGGCTGTTTGTGTGGATCACCTTTCTGGGCGCCATCGTGGCGGTGCACGAGCGGGGCCACCTGGGCACGGATTTTCTGCTGGCGCGCTTGCCGCCGCTGGGCCAGCGCATTTGCCTGGCCCTGAGCTACGCGCTGATGATCTGGTGCACCTGGCTGCTGTTCAGCGGCGCACTGGCGCAGGCGCGCATCAACTGGGATGTGGATGCACCGGTCACGGGTGCGTCCATGGCCATCTTCTATGCGTCGGGCGTGGTGTTTGCCGTGGCGGCGGGCCTGCTGCTGGCGCTGGACCTGTGGCGCATTGTGTCGGGGCAGATGCCGGACAGCGAACTGGTGCAGATCACCGAGTCCGAAGAACTGGCCGCCGTGGGCAGCCAGCTGCCACACGCAGCCCCCGCGCCCACGGCCTCGCGCCAGTGA
- a CDS encoding TRAP transporter large permease subunit translates to MTVFIFLGSLLAAMAIGVPIAYALLVSGVALMWHLDLFDAQILAQNVINGADSFPLLAVPFFMLAGEIMNVGGLSQRIVKLALTLVGHKRGGLGFVAILAACMLAALSGSAVADTAALAALLLPMMVKAGHDKARAGGLIASAGIIAPVIPPSIGFVVFGVAANVSISKLFLAGIVPGLLMGLAIAVTWYWVSQRENVTPPPKASTAEKLQALKESTWALFLPVIVIVGLKMGVFTPTEAAAVAAVYALFVATVVYRELHWRQLTEVFTSAAKTTAVIMFLVAAAMVSAWLITVADIPRQLVGLLKPLMEHPTLLLIAIMVLVMAVGTAMDMTPTILILTPVLMPVVKAAGIDPVYFGVLFIINNAIGLITPPVGTVLNVVAGVGKMRMDDVTRGVIPFMVAQFAVMFLMVLFPSLVLVPMRWFTG, encoded by the coding sequence ATGACCGTTTTTATCTTCCTCGGCTCCCTGCTGGCCGCCATGGCCATTGGCGTGCCGATTGCCTACGCGCTGCTGGTGTCCGGCGTCGCCCTCATGTGGCACCTGGACCTGTTTGACGCACAGATCCTGGCGCAGAACGTGATCAACGGCGCCGACAGCTTTCCGCTGCTGGCGGTGCCCTTCTTCATGCTGGCGGGCGAAATCATGAACGTGGGTGGGCTGTCGCAGCGCATCGTCAAGCTCGCGCTCACGCTGGTCGGGCACAAGCGCGGCGGGCTGGGCTTTGTGGCTATCCTGGCCGCCTGCATGCTGGCGGCGCTGTCGGGTTCGGCCGTGGCCGACACGGCAGCACTGGCAGCCCTGCTGCTGCCCATGATGGTGAAGGCGGGGCACGACAAGGCGCGCGCGGGCGGGCTGATTGCCTCGGCCGGCATCATTGCGCCGGTCATTCCGCCTTCCATCGGCTTCGTGGTGTTTGGCGTGGCAGCCAATGTGTCGATCAGCAAGCTGTTCCTGGCGGGCATCGTCCCGGGCCTGCTGATGGGCCTCGCGATTGCGGTCACCTGGTACTGGGTGTCGCAGCGCGAAAACGTCACGCCGCCGCCCAAGGCCTCCACGGCCGAGAAGCTGCAGGCGCTCAAGGAATCGACCTGGGCGTTGTTCCTGCCCGTCATCGTGATTGTGGGCTTGAAGATGGGCGTGTTCACGCCCACAGAGGCGGCGGCGGTGGCTGCGGTTTACGCCCTGTTTGTGGCAACGGTGGTGTACCGCGAGCTGCACTGGCGCCAGCTGACCGAGGTGTTCACCAGCGCCGCCAAAACTACGGCGGTGATCATGTTCCTGGTGGCGGCCGCCATGGTCAGCGCCTGGCTCATCACCGTGGCCGACATCCCGCGCCAGCTGGTGGGCCTGCTCAAGCCGCTGATGGAGCACCCCACGCTGCTGCTCATCGCCATCATGGTGCTGGTGATGGCCGTGGGCACCGCCATGGACATGACACCCACCATCCTCATCCTGACGCCCGTGCTGATGCCGGTGGTGAAGGCTGCGGGCATCGACCCGGTCTACTTCGGCGTGCTGTTCATCATCAACAACGCCATCGGGCTCATCACCCCGCCCGTGGGCACGGTGCTGAACGTGGTGGCCGGAGTGGGCAAGATGCGCATGGATGACGTGACGCGGGGCGTGATTCCGTTCATGGTGGCGCAGTTCGCGGTGATGTTCTTGATGGTGCTGTTTCCGTCGCTGGTGCTGGTGCCGATGCGGTGGTTTACGGGATGA
- a CDS encoding NAD(P)-dependent oxidoreductase — translation MNIALIGATGFVGSAVLNELLQRVHRVTVLARNPAKLTPREGLTVVAADAQDAAQVAKAVAGHDAVVSAYNPGWTVPDIHDQFLKGTRAIIDGTKAAGVRRLLVVGGAGSLFVAPGVQLVDTPQFPAEWKQGALAAREALNWIRTENTLDWTFLSPPILLQPGERTGQYRLGDEAPLMNGDQPGSISVADLAVAMADELETPRHVQKRFTVAN, via the coding sequence ATGAACATCGCCCTGATTGGTGCCACCGGCTTTGTCGGCTCGGCCGTGCTGAACGAACTGCTGCAACGCGTTCACCGCGTGACCGTGCTGGCCCGCAACCCGGCCAAGCTCACCCCCCGCGAAGGCCTGACCGTGGTCGCCGCCGACGCGCAGGACGCTGCCCAGGTGGCCAAGGCGGTCGCTGGCCACGACGCCGTGGTCAGCGCCTACAACCCTGGCTGGACGGTGCCAGACATCCACGACCAGTTCCTCAAGGGCACGCGCGCCATCATCGACGGCACCAAGGCCGCCGGTGTGCGCCGACTGCTGGTGGTGGGCGGCGCAGGCAGCCTGTTTGTGGCGCCTGGCGTGCAGCTGGTGGATACGCCCCAGTTCCCTGCTGAATGGAAGCAGGGTGCCCTGGCCGCCCGCGAGGCGCTGAACTGGATCCGCACCGAAAACACGCTGGACTGGACCTTCCTCTCGCCCCCCATCCTGCTGCAACCTGGCGAGCGCACCGGCCAGTACCGACTGGGCGACGAGGCCCCGCTGATGAATGGTGACCAGCCCGGTAGCATCAGCGTGGCTGACCTGGCGGTGGCAATGGCCGACGAGCTGGAAACGCCGCGCCATGTGCAAAAGCGGTTCACGGTGGCGAACTGA
- a CDS encoding LysR family transcriptional regulator, whose protein sequence is MEDLKRMAVFAAVVQHGSMSGAARALGMSTSAVSQQVRKLESDGGVTLLHRSTRKLALTEAGQRYHARCAAMWAAAEQARAELAASRDAPSGELRMSATVGFARHIAPALGELLAAHPALRLRLLVDDSTIDLINARIDLAVRYGRLADSTWAARRLGGMSWYLCASPEWVAAHGMPQHPDALLSHSWLGFAREGGGLLIDLRSPTGEPRALRVEPRIASNNQLSIQQMCEAGLGLALVGSMDSHEALQVGRLVRLLPEWSFGTLDIWAVTPQRDAQPAKVRQAIAALHAYLKQVPGISD, encoded by the coding sequence ATGGAAGACCTCAAACGCATGGCCGTGTTTGCCGCTGTGGTGCAACACGGCTCGATGAGCGGCGCCGCGCGCGCCCTGGGCATGAGCACCTCGGCGGTGAGCCAGCAGGTGCGCAAGCTCGAAAGCGACGGCGGCGTGACGCTGCTGCACCGCTCCACACGCAAGCTGGCGCTGACCGAGGCAGGCCAGCGGTACCACGCGCGCTGCGCTGCCATGTGGGCGGCGGCGGAGCAGGCGCGGGCCGAGCTGGCGGCCTCGCGCGATGCGCCCAGTGGCGAGTTGCGGATGTCAGCCACCGTAGGTTTTGCGCGGCACATTGCGCCCGCCCTGGGAGAACTGCTGGCCGCGCACCCGGCGCTGCGCCTGCGGCTGCTGGTGGACGACTCCACCATCGACCTCATCAACGCCCGCATCGATCTGGCGGTGCGCTACGGGCGCCTGGCGGATTCGACCTGGGCCGCACGGCGCCTGGGGGGCATGAGTTGGTATCTGTGCGCGTCGCCCGAATGGGTGGCCGCACATGGCATGCCACAGCACCCGGACGCGCTGCTGTCCCACAGCTGGCTGGGCTTTGCGAGGGAGGGGGGTGGGCTGCTCATCGACCTGCGCAGCCCCACCGGCGAGCCCCGCGCGCTGCGGGTGGAGCCGCGCATTGCCAGCAACAACCAGCTCTCGATCCAGCAGATGTGCGAGGCCGGACTGGGGCTGGCGCTGGTGGGCAGCATGGATTCGCATGAAGCACTGCAAGTCGGCCGGCTGGTGCGGCTGCTGCCGGAGTGGTCATTTGGCACGCTGGATATCTGGGCCGTCACGCCCCAGCGCGATGCCCAGCCCGCAAAGGTGCGCCAGGCGATTGCAGCGCTGCACGCCTACCTGAAGCAGGTGCCGGGCATTTCGGACTGA
- a CDS encoding antibiotic biosynthesis monooxygenase, translated as MILEVAHLTVRTGQNSAFEQAFAQAQRIIASMPGYLSHELGHCMERPQDYVLLVRWATLTDHEVGFRQSAQYQEWKRLLHHFYDPFPTVVHFEPVTPDRV; from the coding sequence ATGATTCTTGAAGTTGCCCACCTCACTGTCCGCACCGGTCAGAACAGCGCGTTTGAGCAGGCTTTTGCCCAGGCGCAGCGCATCATTGCGTCCATGCCCGGCTATTTGTCCCATGAGCTGGGCCATTGCATGGAGCGACCGCAGGACTATGTGCTGCTGGTGCGCTGGGCCACCCTGACCGACCACGAGGTGGGGTTCCGCCAGTCCGCCCAGTACCAGGAATGGAAGCGGCTGCTGCACCATTTTTACGATCCGTTTCCCACGGTTGTGCACTTTGAGCCCGTCACGCCGGACAGGGTGTGA
- a CDS encoding chemotaxis protein, which produces MKAIQQDIDERTNLTSTNKFELLLFRLGIDSALGKSELFGINVFKIREIVAMPSITPIAGTTAHSLGVVNLRGQVIPVLDLPSIVGCKPQTGLNIMLVTEYARTTQAFAVESVEDIVRLDWKQVLSAETSGAAGKLVTSIARLDGNTDESRLAQVLDVEAILQMISPSDGHEVTEEKVGAKLKLKPGCIILAADDSFVARSLIEQELKVLNAPYEMVKSGKEAWDRLNAIAKSAEAEGKTVLDRVAMVLTDLEMPEMDGFTLTRNIKQDARFHGLPVVIHSSLSGSANEDHVRSVGADGYVAKFVAEDLAETIRRVLPK; this is translated from the coding sequence ATGAAAGCCATCCAGCAGGACATCGACGAGCGGACCAACCTCACCAGCACCAACAAGTTCGAGCTGTTGCTGTTCCGCCTGGGCATCGATAGCGCCTTGGGCAAGTCCGAGCTGTTCGGCATCAACGTCTTCAAGATCCGCGAGATCGTGGCCATGCCCAGCATCACGCCGATCGCTGGCACCACGGCCCATTCGCTGGGGGTGGTCAACCTGCGCGGACAGGTGATTCCGGTGCTGGACCTGCCCTCCATCGTCGGCTGCAAGCCCCAGACGGGCCTGAATATCATGCTGGTGACCGAATACGCGCGCACCACCCAAGCGTTTGCGGTCGAGTCGGTGGAAGACATCGTGCGCCTGGACTGGAAGCAGGTGCTGTCGGCAGAGACCAGCGGCGCAGCCGGCAAGCTGGTGACCAGCATTGCCCGCCTGGATGGCAACACCGACGAGTCCCGCCTGGCCCAGGTGCTGGACGTGGAGGCGATCCTGCAAATGATCTCGCCTTCTGACGGTCATGAGGTCACCGAGGAAAAGGTGGGCGCCAAGCTCAAACTCAAGCCCGGCTGCATCATCCTGGCAGCTGACGACTCGTTCGTCGCCCGCTCGCTCATCGAGCAAGAACTCAAGGTGCTCAACGCACCCTACGAAATGGTCAAGTCCGGCAAGGAGGCCTGGGACCGGCTCAATGCCATCGCCAAGAGCGCCGAGGCCGAAGGCAAAACCGTGCTGGACCGCGTGGCCATGGTGCTGACCGACCTGGAAATGCCCGAGATGGACGGCTTCACGCTGACGCGCAACATCAAGCAGGACGCCCGTTTTCACGGGCTACCGGTGGTCATCCACTCCTCGCTGTCGGGCTCGGCCAACGAAGACCATGTGCGCAGCGTCGGGGCTGACGGTTATGTGGCCAAGTTTGTGGCCGAAGACCTGGCGGAGACCATCCGCCGCGTGCTGCCCAAGTAA